A single region of the Actinoplanes sp. SE50/110 genome encodes:
- a CDS encoding sensor histidine kinase — MTQTPHRAGPEWTWALNAGRAITLVVLAGATVALAAPEHRVLAAIALAVSFCGSAYGLRQGPERWIQRLLGLALFAVGGVALLAADGRAPGWLACGVAIIAGVARLPLRPGLVFAGAVVAATCLAPLARGAGRDVPLMAAICAAALVVALVISGARNRAVTAEQLLEAEQAARESAAERDRLAERQRIARELHDILAHTLSAQTVQLEGARLLLDRGALEPARERILVAQRMARDGLEQTRRAVQSLRGDARPLVEVLRALAADADARYAESGEPWPLTPPEALTVERTVQEGLTNARKHAPGATVTVLVAYTPDELRVEVKDTGWHGNAAEAVAPADIPPGGGYGLTGMHERAALIGADLLTGPDDSGPDGKGYRICLTLPRSGPSASSSPTTSAWSATVSS; from the coding sequence GTGACGCAGACTCCGCACCGCGCCGGTCCCGAATGGACGTGGGCCCTGAACGCCGGGCGCGCCATCACGCTCGTCGTGCTGGCCGGCGCCACCGTCGCGCTCGCCGCGCCGGAGCACCGCGTGCTCGCGGCGATCGCGCTGGCGGTCAGCTTCTGCGGCTCGGCCTACGGCTTGCGGCAGGGCCCGGAGCGGTGGATCCAGCGGCTGCTCGGCCTCGCCCTGTTCGCCGTCGGCGGGGTGGCGCTGCTCGCCGCCGACGGCCGCGCCCCGGGCTGGCTGGCCTGCGGCGTGGCGATCATCGCCGGAGTGGCCCGGCTGCCGCTGCGGCCCGGCCTGGTCTTCGCCGGCGCGGTGGTGGCCGCCACCTGCCTGGCGCCACTGGCCCGCGGCGCCGGCCGGGACGTCCCGCTGATGGCCGCGATCTGTGCCGCCGCGCTGGTCGTCGCCCTGGTGATCAGCGGCGCGCGCAACCGCGCCGTCACCGCCGAGCAGCTGCTGGAGGCCGAGCAGGCGGCCCGCGAGTCGGCCGCCGAACGCGACCGGCTGGCCGAACGCCAGCGCATCGCCCGCGAGCTGCACGACATCCTGGCGCACACGCTCTCCGCCCAGACCGTCCAGCTGGAGGGCGCGCGCCTGCTGCTCGACCGCGGCGCCCTGGAGCCGGCCCGGGAACGGATCCTGGTGGCCCAGCGGATGGCCCGCGACGGCCTGGAGCAGACCCGGCGCGCGGTGCAGTCGCTGCGCGGCGACGCCCGTCCGCTGGTCGAGGTCCTGCGCGCGCTGGCCGCCGACGCCGATGCGCGGTACGCGGAGTCGGGCGAGCCCTGGCCGCTCACCCCGCCGGAGGCGCTCACCGTGGAACGCACGGTGCAGGAGGGTCTCACCAACGCCCGCAAGCACGCCCCGGGCGCGACGGTCACCGTGCTCGTCGCCTACACCCCGGACGAGCTGCGGGTCGAGGTCAAGGACACGGGGTGGCACGGTAACGCCGCCGAGGCCGTGGCGCCGGCGGACATCCCGCCCGGCGGCGGGTACGGCCTGACCGGCATGCACGAGCGCGCCGCGCTGATCGGCGCCGATCTGCTCACCGGCCCGGACGACTCCGGCCCGGACGGAAAGGGATACCGGATATGTCTGACGCTGCCCAGGAGCGGCCCATCCGCGTCGTCATCGCCGACGACCAGCGCATGGTCCGCGACGGTGTCCAGCTAA
- a CDS encoding response regulator transcription factor: MSDAAQERPIRVVIADDQRMVRDGVQLMLELIDGVEVVALATDGNEAIAAVAAHDPDVVLMDLRMPHCDGTTATRRIRAEHPRTQVIVLTTFADDSDVLAALRAGARGYLTKDAAAEEVHRAVHRVAAGHADLDPSVQRRLLTWLPAGSPGPAGAGAQGLTERELDVLRLIGSGLTNGEIAAYLKVSESTVKTHVNHVFAKIRVRDRAQAVTFAFRNGIAS; encoded by the coding sequence ATGTCTGACGCTGCCCAGGAGCGGCCCATCCGCGTCGTCATCGCCGACGACCAGCGCATGGTCCGCGACGGTGTCCAGCTAATGCTGGAGTTGATCGACGGTGTCGAGGTGGTCGCGCTGGCCACCGACGGCAACGAGGCGATCGCCGCGGTCGCCGCGCACGATCCCGACGTGGTGCTGATGGACCTGCGCATGCCGCACTGCGACGGAACCACCGCCACCCGGCGGATCCGGGCCGAGCACCCGCGCACCCAGGTGATCGTGCTGACCACGTTCGCCGACGACAGCGACGTGCTGGCCGCGCTGCGGGCCGGCGCCCGGGGTTACCTGACCAAGGACGCCGCGGCCGAGGAGGTGCACCGCGCCGTGCACCGGGTCGCCGCCGGGCACGCCGACCTGGACCCGTCGGTGCAGCGGCGCCTGCTCACCTGGCTGCCCGCCGGGTCACCCGGCCCGGCCGGCGCGGGCGCGCAGGGTCTCACCGAACGGGAGCTGGACGTGCTGCGCCTGATCGGGTCCGGGCTCACCAACGGCGAGATCGCCGCCTACCTCAAGGTGTCGGAGTCCACGGTGAAGACGCACGTGAACCACGTGTTCGCGAAGATCAGGGTGCGGGACCGCGCGCAGGCCGTCACCTTCGCCTTCCGTAACGGCATCGCCTCGTGA